One window of Nymphaea colorata isolate Beijing-Zhang1983 chromosome 1, ASM883128v2, whole genome shotgun sequence genomic DNA carries:
- the LOC116256116 gene encoding probable amino acid permease 7 isoform X1, with protein MEIEGKSADAEVAAKYFSEDGEECKRTGTLWTCIAHIVTALIGAGVLSLPWSVAQLGWIGGPLVMVIFAFITYISVHLLSDCYRSPDSVTGKRNRTYMDAVRVNLGKNQIWACGLLQYLYMYGIAVAYVLTSAGSMRAIRKSNCFHSNGHNADCQFGNTFYMILFGVIQILCSLIPDFNNMSWLSAVAAIMSVFYSTIGLGLGIARVVDNKRIYGNIRGVQTATTAQKVWRVSQAIGDIAFSFPYSFILLEIQDTLRSKPPENLIVKRASIVSISITALFYLSCACFGYAAFGDDAPGNILTGFGFYEPYWLIDFGNACIVLHLVGGYQVYSQPVFAFAEKVIERMLPKSMTFLRKDFCISVPRLPVYHVTLLRLCFRTLYVVSTVALAMYFPYFNQVLGILGALNFWPLAIYFPIEMYMVQKRVRSWSTKWVVFEVFSIFCLLISLFALIGSVEGLVRAKLGWAS; from the exons ATGGAGATTGAAGGGAAGAGTGCTGACGCGGAAGTTGCTGCTAAATATTTTTCAGAAGATGGCGAGGAGTGTAAAAGAACTG GTACTTTGTGGACATGCATCGCTCACATAGTCACTGCGTTGATCGGCGCTGGGGTGCTGTCACTGCCATGGAGCGTAGCCCAGCTTGGTTGGATCGGAGGCCCTTTAGTCATGGTGATCTTCGCATTCATCACGTATATATCTGTTCATCTGCTTTCAGATTGTTACAGATCTCCCGACTCTGTCACTGGCAAAAGAAACCGAACCTACATGGACGCCGTGCGCGTAAACTTAG GGAAGAACCAGATATGGGCATGTGGGCTACTGCAATATCTGTATATGTATGGGATTGCTGTAGCCTATGTCCTTACTTCTGCAGGGAGCATGAG GGCTATACGGAAATCAAATTGTTTTCACTCGAATGGGCACAATGCTGATTGCCAGTTTGGGAACACTTTCTACATGATCTTGTTTGGGGTGATTCAGATATTGTGCTCCCTCATCCCAGATTTTAACAACATGAGTTGGCTTTCTGCTGTCGCTGCAATCATGTCTGTCTTCTATTCTACAATAGGATTAGGCCTTGGAATTGCTAGAGTAGTAG ATAATAAACGAATTTATGGGAATATTAGAGGAGTTCAAACGGCTACCACAGCGCAGAAAGTGTGGAGGGTCTCTCAAGCAATTGGTGACATAGCTTTCTCTTTCCCTTACTCTTTCATCCTCCTAGAGATTCAG GATACCCTGAGGTCCAAGCCTCCGGAGAACTTAATAGTGAAGAGAGCATCGATTGTCTCCATTTCCATAACAGCATTGTTCTATCTTTCTTGTGCCTGCTTCGGTTATGCAGCTTTTGGGGACGACGCACCTGGAAACATTCTCACTGGGTTTGGATTCTATGAGCCATATTGGCTCATTGACTTTGGAAATGCCTGCATTGTGTTGCATCTTGTTGGTGGTTACCAG gtaTACAGTCAACCAGTGTTTGCATTTGCTGAAAAAGTAATAGAAAGGATGCTCCCCAAAAGCATGACGTTTCTGAGGAAGGATTTCTGTATTAGCGTACCACGTCTGCCAGTTTACCATGTCACACTACTCAGGCTATGCTTTAGAACCCTGTATGTTGTCTCCACAGTCGCACTGGCCATGTACTTTCCTTACTTTAACCAAGTGTTGGGCATCTTAGGTGCCCTTAACTTCTGGCCTCTGGCCATATATTTTCCAATAGAGATGTACATGGTGCAGAAAAGAGTGAGATCATGGAGTACCAAGTGGGTGGTCTTTGAGGTGTTCAGCATCTTCTGTCTTCTCATTTCATTGTTTGCTCTTATTGGCTCAGTTGAAGGACTTGTAAGAGCCAAACTTGGTTGGGCTTCATGA
- the LOC116256116 gene encoding amino acid permease 3-like isoform X2 gives MEIEGKSADAEVAAKYFSEDGEECKRTGTLWTCIAHIVTALIGAGVLSLPWSVAQLGWIGGPLVMVIFAFITYISVHLLSDCYRSPDSVTGKRNRTYMDAVRVNLGKNQIWACGLLQYLYMYGIAVAYVLTSAGSMRAIRKSNCFHSNGHNADCQFGNTFYMILFGVIQILCSLIPDFNNMSWLSAVAAIMSVFYSTIGLGLGIARVVDNKRIYGNIRGVQTATTAQKVWRVSQAIGDIAFSFPYSFILLEIQDTLRSKPPENLIVKRASIVSISITALFYLSCACFGYAAFGDDAPGNILTGFGFYEPYWLIDFGNACIVLHLVGGYQVFSQPVFAFFEGLIEKVFPKSMTFLKKNYSICLPCLPVYHFNLIRLVFRTLYVVSTVALAMYFPYFNQVLGILGALNFWPLAIYFPIEMYMGQKRVRSWSTKWVAFEVFSIFCLLISLFALIGSVEGLVRAKLGWAS, from the exons ATGGAGATTGAAGGGAAGAGTGCTGACGCGGAAGTTGCTGCTAAATATTTTTCAGAAGATGGCGAGGAGTGTAAAAGAACTG GTACTTTGTGGACATGCATCGCTCACATAGTCACTGCGTTGATCGGCGCTGGGGTGCTGTCACTGCCATGGAGCGTAGCCCAGCTTGGTTGGATCGGAGGCCCTTTAGTCATGGTGATCTTCGCATTCATCACGTATATATCTGTTCATCTGCTTTCAGATTGTTACAGATCTCCCGACTCTGTCACTGGCAAAAGAAACCGAACCTACATGGACGCCGTGCGCGTAAACTTAG GGAAGAACCAGATATGGGCATGTGGGCTACTGCAATATCTGTATATGTATGGGATTGCTGTAGCCTATGTCCTTACTTCTGCAGGGAGCATGAG GGCTATACGGAAATCAAATTGTTTTCACTCGAATGGGCACAATGCTGATTGCCAGTTTGGGAACACTTTCTACATGATCTTGTTTGGGGTGATTCAGATATTGTGCTCCCTCATCCCAGATTTTAACAACATGAGTTGGCTTTCTGCTGTCGCTGCAATCATGTCTGTCTTCTATTCTACAATAGGATTAGGCCTTGGAATTGCTAGAGTAGTAG ATAATAAACGAATTTATGGGAATATTAGAGGAGTTCAAACGGCTACCACAGCGCAGAAAGTGTGGAGGGTCTCTCAAGCAATTGGTGACATAGCTTTCTCTTTCCCTTACTCTTTCATCCTCCTAGAGATTCAG GATACCCTGAGGTCCAAGCCTCCGGAGAACTTAATAGTGAAGAGAGCATCGATTGTCTCCATTTCCATAACAGCATTGTTCTATCTTTCTTGTGCCTGCTTCGGTTATGCAGCTTTTGGGGACGACGCACCTGGAAACATTCTCACTGGGTTTGGATTCTATGAGCCATATTGGCTCATTGACTTTGGAAATGCCTGCATTGTGTTGCATCTTGTTGGTGGTTACCAG GTATTCAGTCAACCAGTGTTTGCGTTTTTTGAAGGATTAATAGAAAAAGTTTTTCCCAAAAGCATGACGTTCCTAAAAAAGAACTACAGTATTTGCCTCCCGTGTTTGCCAGTTTACCATTTCAATCTAATCAGGCTGGTCTTTAGAACCCTGTATGTGGTCTCCACAGTTGCACTGGCCATGTACTTTCCTTACTTTAACCAAGTGTTGGGCATCTTAGGTGCCCTTAACTTCTGGCCTCTGGCCATATATTTTCCAATAGAGATGTACATGGGGCAGAAAAGAGTGAGATCATGGAGTACCAAGTGGGTGGCCTTTGAGGTGTTCAGCATCTTCTGTCTTCTCATTTCATTGTTTGCCCTGATTGGCTCGGTTGAAGGACTTGTAAGAGCCAAACTTGGTTGGGCTTCATGA